A region from the Pseudomonas promysalinigenes genome encodes:
- a CDS encoding ImcF-related family protein, producing the protein MKGRYGFFWRRKIRLLLVVGEFEQIEAIAPGLSEQRWLEGQNTVLLWAGSIQGEPQDALLLQWRGLCRNRALDGVVWALNKDQSNNVRAMNDSVRRLQSLAKTLRCQLLLHVWQVCDSMWPQHTREIGAVGCMLPVPLSPVRLADHLGMLAQPLREQGLSQLQKDSDHDFLLRLSRDVATEGVSGWCAALSALFRRRDVWLRGVWFSLPLPLQNNRRVDHHWPEDPAWSGILDDRSTQARRLGWHPARVAYVSALGLAFIWGIGLLLSFASNRAEVGQIAAAYSPLQQPVAGADTKQALGELVRELSRLDYRSEHGAPWYQRFGLNRSHELRQAVWPLYTQANNQLLRDPAVSELEKRLKALVNLSPASPQRAKRAQQTYNYLKAYLMLARPEKADAAFLVKTLGAVEPALWSFFGQHLPEHPDWAIKPDLRLIAQTRQVLLRELGQRNAESSLYQQVLDNAANHYPALGLQEMVGGTDAGALFSTAEHVPGVFTRQAWEGQVRAAIEDAAQARREEIDWVLSDTPNDIAKELSPDQLRERLTTRYFQDYSSAWLGFLNSLRWQQGHGLSDVIAQLTLMSDVRQSPLIALMNTVSYQGQAGVRGQALADSLIESAQKLVGQKAAPIVDQLPQTPSGPLDSTFGPLMALLGKESEGRSVDGRLSLQAFLIRVTGVRLRLQQVVNAPDPEAMIQTLAQTVFQGKGADLTDTQAYGNLIAASLGADWRPAANTLFVQPLDQAWQQILQPSSAGLNRAWQRAIVDEWQGAFSGRYPIAATSSDASLPMLGQMIRADSGRIEQFLAQQLTGLLRKEGSRWVADARQSQGLRFNPDFLTAINQLSQLADVLYTDGGMGLSFELQGKPVRDVVQTTFVLNGEKHHYFNQRESWQRFQWPGQGDHPGISLTWSSVHTGERLFADYQGTWGLIRLLEQANVTALDDGDSRFRVVLEAPDGLGLTWHLRTELGEGPLALLKLRGFSLPREIFLVDGRDTPQYSQNGGYE; encoded by the coding sequence TTGAAGGGACGCTACGGCTTCTTCTGGCGGCGCAAAATTCGACTGTTGTTGGTGGTCGGTGAGTTTGAGCAGATCGAGGCGATTGCCCCTGGGTTAAGCGAGCAGCGTTGGCTGGAAGGGCAAAACACCGTGCTGCTGTGGGCCGGCAGCATCCAAGGTGAACCGCAAGACGCGTTGCTTTTGCAGTGGCGCGGCCTATGCCGCAACCGTGCGCTCGATGGGGTGGTCTGGGCGTTGAACAAAGACCAAAGCAATAACGTGAGGGCGATGAACGACAGCGTTCGTCGTTTGCAGAGTCTGGCCAAAACCCTTCGCTGCCAATTGCTGCTGCATGTGTGGCAGGTCTGCGACAGTATGTGGCCGCAGCACACGCGCGAAATCGGAGCGGTAGGCTGCATGCTCCCGGTACCATTATCGCCAGTGCGGCTCGCCGACCACTTAGGCATGCTCGCACAACCCTTACGTGAGCAGGGTCTATCGCAGCTTCAAAAAGACTCTGATCATGATTTCTTGCTTCGATTGTCACGCGATGTGGCGACCGAGGGTGTCTCCGGATGGTGCGCTGCATTGTCCGCGCTGTTCCGGCGACGCGACGTCTGGTTGCGTGGAGTGTGGTTCAGCTTACCGCTGCCACTCCAGAACAACCGTCGCGTGGATCATCACTGGCCTGAAGACCCTGCCTGGTCAGGAATACTCGACGATCGCTCCACCCAAGCCCGGCGACTGGGCTGGCACCCCGCCAGAGTCGCCTACGTTTCTGCGCTCGGCCTCGCTTTCATTTGGGGCATCGGCTTGCTGTTGTCGTTTGCGAGCAACCGTGCCGAAGTCGGTCAGATCGCGGCGGCGTACAGCCCTTTGCAGCAGCCTGTAGCAGGCGCTGACACTAAACAGGCACTGGGCGAGTTGGTACGAGAACTCTCCCGCCTGGACTATCGATCAGAACACGGCGCACCGTGGTATCAGCGCTTTGGCCTGAACCGGTCGCACGAGCTACGTCAAGCAGTGTGGCCGCTCTATACGCAGGCCAATAACCAGCTGCTCCGTGACCCCGCCGTCTCCGAACTGGAAAAACGGCTCAAAGCATTGGTCAACTTATCACCAGCGAGCCCCCAACGCGCCAAGCGGGCACAGCAGACGTACAACTACCTCAAAGCCTATCTGATGTTGGCGCGCCCGGAAAAAGCTGATGCTGCTTTCTTGGTTAAGACACTAGGCGCTGTGGAACCGGCGCTGTGGTCGTTCTTCGGCCAGCATCTACCCGAGCACCCTGACTGGGCGATCAAGCCCGACCTCAGGTTGATCGCCCAAACACGCCAGGTGCTGCTGCGTGAACTGGGGCAACGAAACGCTGAAAGCAGCTTGTACCAGCAGGTGCTCGACAACGCGGCGAACCACTACCCAGCATTGGGTCTGCAAGAGATGGTCGGTGGCACGGATGCGGGCGCGCTGTTCTCGACTGCTGAACATGTCCCTGGTGTATTTACCCGCCAAGCGTGGGAAGGGCAGGTTCGTGCAGCCATCGAGGACGCAGCGCAGGCGCGCCGCGAAGAGATCGACTGGGTACTCAGTGACACCCCCAACGACATTGCCAAAGAGTTGAGCCCCGACCAACTCAGGGAGCGGCTGACCACTCGCTACTTCCAGGACTACAGCAGTGCCTGGCTGGGCTTCCTCAACAGCCTGCGCTGGCAGCAAGGCCATGGCCTGAGCGATGTGATTGCACAGTTGACGCTGATGAGTGACGTGCGTCAGTCACCGCTGATCGCCTTGATGAACACGGTGAGCTATCAAGGCCAGGCCGGCGTCCGTGGCCAGGCCCTGGCCGATTCCCTGATCGAATCAGCACAGAAGCTGGTAGGACAAAAAGCAGCGCCGATCGTCGATCAACTTCCCCAAACACCCAGCGGCCCGCTCGACAGCACCTTTGGCCCCTTGATGGCGTTGCTGGGCAAGGAGTCTGAAGGGCGATCAGTCGATGGCCGCCTGAGCCTGCAAGCCTTCCTTATCCGGGTCACCGGCGTGCGCTTGAGGTTGCAACAGGTCGTCAATGCGCCCGACCCCGAGGCGATGATTCAAACCTTGGCGCAAACGGTATTCCAAGGCAAAGGCGCGGACCTGACCGACACCCAGGCCTATGGCAACCTGATCGCCGCCAGCCTCGGCGCCGACTGGAGGCCAGCGGCTAATACGTTGTTCGTGCAGCCACTGGATCAGGCCTGGCAACAGATTCTGCAGCCGTCGTCGGCCGGCCTCAACCGGGCCTGGCAGCGCGCGATCGTCGATGAATGGCAAGGCGCTTTCAGCGGCCGTTATCCCATCGCCGCCACCAGCAGTGATGCTTCCTTGCCCATGCTGGGGCAGATGATCCGTGCCGATTCCGGGCGGATCGAGCAGTTCCTGGCTCAGCAGCTCACGGGGCTTCTGCGCAAGGAAGGCAGCCGCTGGGTGGCTGACGCGCGACAGAGCCAGGGCCTGCGTTTCAACCCGGACTTTCTCACAGCGATCAACCAACTGAGCCAGCTGGCCGATGTGCTGTACACCGATGGCGGCATGGGCTTGAGCTTCGAGCTGCAAGGCAAGCCTGTACGTGATGTGGTGCAGACCACCTTCGTACTCAACGGTGAAAAGCATCACTACTTCAACCAGCGAGAAAGTTGGCAACGCTTTCAGTGGCCCGGGCAGGGTGACCATCCGGGCATCAGCCTGACGTGGAGCAGTGTCCATACCGGCGAACGCCTGTTTGCCGACTACCAGGGCACTTGGGGGCTGATTCGCCTGCTGGAGCAGGCCAATGTCACGGCGCTGGACGACGGCGACAGTCGTTTTCGGGTCGTGCTGGAGGCGCCGGATGGCCTGGGCCTCACTTGGCACTTGCGCACGGAGTTGGGCGAAGGTCCAT